Proteins from a genomic interval of Arachis hypogaea cultivar Tifrunner chromosome 10, arahy.Tifrunner.gnm2.J5K5, whole genome shotgun sequence:
- the LOC112717002 gene encoding annexin-like protein RJ4 translates to MATLIAPSNHSSAEDAEALQKAFKGWGADDKTIIAILGHRNVHQRQQIRKAYEELHQEDLIKRLESEISGDFERAMYRWMLEPADRDAVLANVAIRNGKKDLHVIAEIACVLSAEELLAVRRAYRHRYKRSLEEDVAANTTGHLRQLLVGLVSSYRYEGDEINARLAQSEANILHETVKEKKGNYEEAIRILTTRSKTQLVATFNRYRDEHAISISKKLLDNQASDDFYKALHTAIRCINDHKKYYEKVLRNAIKKVGTDEDALSRVVVTRAEKDLRDIKELYYKRNSVHLEDAVAKETSGDYKKFLLTLLGKQD, encoded by the exons ATGGCAACTCTTATTGCTCCCAGCAACCATTCCTCAGCTGAAGATGCTGAAGCTCTCCAAAAAGCATTCAAAG GATGGGGAGCTGATGATAAGACAATTATAGCAATTCTTGGACACAGAAATGTTCATCAGAGGCAGCAAATCAGAAAAGCTTATGAAGAGCTTCACCAAGAGGATCTCATTAAGCGACTCGAATCCGAGATCTCTGGTGACTTTGag AGAGCTATGTATCGTTGGATGTTGGAACCTGCTGATCGAGATGCTGTTCTAGCGAATGTAGCAATCAGAAATGGGAAGAAAGATTTGCATGTAATTGCGGAAATCGCTTGTGTTTTATCGGCTGAAGAGCTTTTGGCAGTGAGGCGTGCCTATCGCCACCGCTACAAGCGTTCCTTGGAAGAAGATGTGGCTGCTAACACCACTGGCCACCTTCGCCAG CTTTTGGTTGGATTAGTAAGCTCATATAGGTATGAGGGTGATGAGATAAATGCAAGACTTGCACAGAGTGAAGCCAATATTCTCCATGAAACtgtgaaagaaaagaaaggaaactaTGAAGAAGCCATTAGGATTCTTACTACAAGAAGCAAAACTCAACTTGTTGCTACTTTCAACCGCTACAGAGATGAGCATGCCATTTCCATCagcaag AAATTGCTAGACAATCAAGCTTCTGATGATTTCTACAAGGCATTGCACACTGCAATTCGTTGCATCAATGACCATAAAAAGTACTATGAAAAG GTTCTGCGCAACGCGATAAAAAAGGTTGGGACCGACGAGGATGCGCTGAGCCGAGTCGTGGTGACAAGGGCTGAGAAGGATCTTAGGGACATCAAAGAACTGTATTACAAGAGAAACAGTGTTCATCTTGAGGATGCTGTTGCCAAAGAAACTTCAGGGGACTACAAGAAGTTCCTCCTCACATTGTTGGGAAAACAAGactga